One genomic window of Trichomycterus rosablanca isolate fTriRos1 chromosome 1, fTriRos1.hap1, whole genome shotgun sequence includes the following:
- the adck2 gene encoding uncharacterized aarF domain-containing protein kinase 2, producing MSAFSAKIFSQSLRCTIYRISVSVRVVPLRTFLTKSSHIVSRSPKVPLLCWAVGSVTYASAQEAVLPQRTAVKTSIATVHIHRFLFIIRLGVRALVLLLKFSPLMLLYPLSLLSKRWTSYWLGALLWVTETSGPTFIKLGQWASTRRDIFTQEFCDRFSRLHVKVIPHSWNHTKQCLKRAFGEGWRQLFIFDSKTPVGSGCVAQVYRAKARVACVEDPAFQQLVEGLEKEDLLEAWEVPGLGGALGLLLGADKSEEENSETSDRSSTELLHSEGTHTEEKGLIPVAIKVLHPGVRRQVQTDLILMKGGSVLISCLPGLKWLSLPEIVEEFEKLMTKQIDLRFEARNMEIFKNNFKDSEYVKFPTPLRPFVTRTVLVETYEESEPISNYLSSEVPTAVKQRIARMGVDTLLKMVFVDNFVHGDLHPGNILVQAEQGMSHQSKATLTDLWDTVVVSMRPSLPPLQLVLLDAGIVAQLSEGDLRNLRAVFTAVVLKQGEHVAELILNHARANECQDVPRFKKEMADLVNHALGDKLSLGKVHVAELLSRVFGLLIHHKVKLESNFASVVFAIMVLEGLGRSLDPNLDLLEIAKPLLLKNCASFLS from the exons ATGTCAGCATTCTCTGCAAAGATTTTTTCCCAAAGCCTGAGGTGCACCATTTACAGAATTTCAGTGTCGGTTCGAGTCGTACCACTGAGAACTTTCTTGACTAAAAGCAGCCACATTGTGTCTCGGTCACCCAAAGTGCCGCTTCTGTGTTGGGCAGTGGGAAGCGTTACTTATGCTTCAGCACAGGAAGCAGTGCTTCCTCAAAGGACTGCAGTAAAGACGTCAATCGCCACAGTGCAcatacacagatttctgttcatcatAAGATTAGGCGTACGTGCCTTAGTGCTGCTCTTAAAATTTAGTCCGCTTATGCTGCTCTATCCTTTGAGTCTCCTCTCCAAGCGCTGGACATCATATTGGCTAGGCGCCCTGCTCTGGGTCACAGAGACCTCCGGTCCAACGTTTATCAAGCTTGGCCAGTGGGCCAGCACACGTCGGGACATCTTCACTCAGGAGTTCTGTGACCGCTTCTCTCGGCTCCATGTAAAGGTTATACCGCATTCCTGGAATCACACCAAACAATGTCTGAAACGAGCATTCGGAGAGGGCTGGAGGCAGTTATTTATCTTCGACAGTAAGACGCCAGTGGGTTCAGGATGTGTGGCGCAGGTGTATCGAGCCAAAGCACGGGTAGCATGCGTGGAGGACCCGGCTTTCCAGCAGCTGGTGGAGGGACTTGAGAAGGAGGACCTGCTGGAAGCCTGGGAAGTACCAGGACTTGGAGGGGCTTTGGGTCTTTTGTTGGGGGCAGATAAATCAGAAGAAGAGAACTCTGAGACCTCTGACAGAAGTTCTACTGAGCTTTTACACAGTGAAGGAACACACACTGAGGAGAAGGGTCTCATTCCTGTAGCAATCAAG GTGCTTCATCCTGGTGTCAGGAGGCAGGTTCAGACAGACCTGATTTTAATGAAGGGGGGCAGTGTGCTCATCAGCTGCTTACCTGGCCTCAAGTGGCTCAGTTTGCCTGAGATAGTGGAGGAATTTGAGAAGCTCATGACTAAACAG ATAGACCTTCGTTTTGAAGCGAGGAACATGGAAATATTTAAGAATAATTTTAAGGACTCGGAATATGTCAAGTTTCCAACACCTCTGAGACCATTTGTTACAAGGACTGTGCTGGTGGAGACGTACGAG GAGAGTGAACCAATTTCGAACTACCTCAGCTCTGAGGTTCCTACAGCTGTGAAGCAGAGAATTGCTCGGATGGGTGTGGACACACTGCTGAAAATG GTGTTTGTGGATAACTTTGTCCATGGGGACCTTCATCCCGGGAATATCCTGGTTCAGGCAGAGCAGGGAATGTCACACCAGAGCAAAGCCACCCTAACTGATCTGTGGGACACCGTAGTGGTCAGCATGAGGCCATCACTTCCCCCATTACAGCTAGTACTACTTGATGCTGGCATTGTTGCGCAGCTCAGTGAAGGAGACCTGCGCAATCTAAGAGCAGTCTTCACTGCTGTCGTTCTTAAACAG GGGGAACATGTGGCAGAGCTGATTTTGAACCATGCCAGAGCCAATGAGTGCCAGGATGTGCCACGCTTTAAAAAGGAAATGGCTGATCTGGTGAATCATGCTCTCGGTGACAAACTCTCTCTGGGCAAG GTTCATGTAGCAGAACTGCTGTCTCGAGTCTTTGGGTTGCTCATCCACCATAAG GTAAAGTTAGAGAGTAACTTTGCCTCCGTTGTGTTTGCTATCATGGTACTGGAAGGACTGGGAAGGTCACTGGATCCAAACTTAGACCTCCTTGAGATTGCTAAACCACTGCTGCTGAAGAATTGTGCCTCGTTTCTGTCCTGA